In Zea mays cultivar B73 chromosome 7, Zm-B73-REFERENCE-NAM-5.0, whole genome shotgun sequence, the following proteins share a genomic window:
- the LOC103632067 gene encoding actin-related protein 2/3 complex subunit 3 codes for MDTFTDKFPTFQLEDELLLEERRDVMYGHTYARRRRARDVRRAEQAAKAHAQQVYHSSFADDDGITKACSCPLLPLKTHIKGPAPASDPDKADIVDEAITFFRANVFFKNFHVKSSADKLLIYLTFYINIALKRLEGCRTLAVGTKAIINLGLEKVPVPGEPGFPFPGLFTLPQSQEEAELLRNYLKQIREETSGRLLNCAYRANGFPNKWWLAFAKRKFMNIVIL; via the exons ATGGACACTTTCACCGACAAATTCCCAAcctttcagctcgaggacgagctgcttcTTGAGGAGCGGAGAGATGTCATGTATGGCCACACATACGCCAGGCGTAGGAGAGCCCGCGATGTGCGCCGAGCTGAGCAGGCAGCAAAGGCACATGCGCAGCAG GTTTACCACTCTAGTTTCGCTGATGATGATGGGATCACAAAAGCTTGCAGCTGTCCTTTGCTTCCACTGAAAACTCATATCAAGGGCCCGGCACCAGCCTCTGACCCTG ATAAAGCGGACATTGTTGATGAAGCCATAACTTTCTTTCGAGCCAATGTTTTCTTCAAAAATTTCCATGTGAAAAGCTCAGCAGACAAGTTATTGATCTATCTGACGTTTTATATCAATATTGCCTTAAAAAGACTAGAAGGTTGTCGGACACTAGCTGTTGGGACTAAAGCAATCATTAATCTAGGATTGGAGAAAGTTCCTGTACCTGGGGAACCAGGGTTTCCTTTCCCTGGACTTTTCACTCTTCCCCAGTCCCAGGAGGAAGCAG AATTGTTGAGGAATTATTTGAAGCAGATAAGGGAGGAAACAAGTGGAAGATTGCTCAACTGTGCATACAGAGCTAATGGCTTTCCAAACAAGTGGTGGTTGGCTTTTGCTAAGAGGAAGTTCATGAACATTGTCATCCTTTAG